The Centroberyx gerrardi isolate f3 chromosome 7, fCenGer3.hap1.cur.20231027, whole genome shotgun sequence genome contains a region encoding:
- the LOC139911055 gene encoding anoctamin-10-like: MATIRDGIRSGGGNTGRKDLLNTNIAASVLPLLRLNDVTSLVLLEFHPEVEADTVDWILGTFLAPEILGGADILGMVIGRTRAGGPMVVVGATPERLLLEVTLVEDLFRPRLRCTAPSVGGPRDRHHTDGLSGILSSAKCVTLLQRILSKLCVGEREEVQVFQRIHIPPGEAVIASLCCHGVITDSYPLHEASRQHSLKAGWCVGLKPFSNNEHLLWLEEIRDYFGERVALYFGFQGRLIHSLLLKAVLSVLLYFSPMNLGNGMVFFSLSNMVWSAVFLQGWEYKSKSLKRHWSTAVTQQPVQNQQSSLVSPPASSPQEAGAPRVSDPPPSPSPPPAQTHDDAFSFGEMHWKRLLHSLVFLTCTIFLSSCLILTYMLLDEEVRALLRTEDHLALYYNSVLYVPEVTLTLAMAGMDCVAYQLSNSLNPHRQQRQQSKLHQQHYLLPELIFSCLFNHFAVHVYTALVLRNFSELRYHLAVQLATHLTLKLLSAALLPCLGRRVRRVPPGRGYQESQLNESPIVKDILEQSTRPGSDSQTWSYLELLISYCHVMFFSCIYPQCALWCLFITVVKSRLDMWNLCDQERRAFPQMSFPAGGIGVWQRVFEVVETLAVLINLNLLWSSGEMTSTYWEVLKMYVLLLMLMLTLGGGINSLVLHLIQATDGQREEPGTRHARLPRRHPHQPSTQVM, translated from the coding sequence ATGGCCACCATCAGGGATGGCATACGTTCAGGAGGAGGGAACACAGGGAGGAAAGACCTGCTCAACACAAACATTGCTGCCTCTGTGTTGCCATTGCTTCGGCTTAATGACGTCACTTCACTGGTTTTGTTGGAGTTCCACCCAGAGGTGGAGGCTGACACAGTGGACTGGATCCTTGGGACATTTCTAGCGCCGGAAATCCTAGGAGGAGCTGACATACTGGGTATGGTGATCGGCCGGACTCGGGCAGGGGGGCCCATGGTGGTGGTAGGAGCCACTCCTGAGAGGCTGCTCTTGGAAGTAACATTAGTTGAAGACCTCTTCAGGCCCAGGCTTCGCTGTACGGCCCCCTCAGTAGGAGGTCCAAGAGACAGACACCACACTGATGGACTGAGTGGAATACTGTCGTCTGCCAAGTGTGTGACCCTGCTACAAAGGATTTTGAGTAAACtgtgtgtgggggagagggaggaagtgcAGGTGTTCCAGCGTATACATATCCCTCCAGGAGAGGCTGTGATTGCTAGTCTGTGTTGCCATGGTGTCATCACTGACAGCTACCCACTTCATGAGGCTTCCAGGCAGCATAGTTTAAAAGCTGGCTGGTGTGTTGGCCTCAAACCTTTCAGCAACAATGAACATCTACTATGGCTGGAGGAGATAAGGGATTACTTTGGGGAGAGAGTGGCCCTCTACTTTGGCTTCCAGGGCAGACTAATCCACTCCCTCCTTTTGAAAgctgttctgtcagtgttgctGTATTTCAGCCCCATGAACCTGGGCAATGGCATGGTCTTCTTCAGCCTCTCCAATATGGTGTGGTCAGCCGTCTTCCTGCAAGGCTGGGAGTACAAGAGCAAGTCTCTGAAGAGGCACTGGAGCACAGCGGTGACCCAGCAGCCTGTACAAAACCAGCAGTCCTCACTAGTGTCACCACCAGCATCATCTCCACAAGAAGCAGGGGCTCCCAGGGTTTCTGACCCACCTCCATCTCCAAGTCCACCTCCAGCTCAGACCCATGATGATGCTTTCTCCTTTGGGGAGATGCACTGGAAGAGACTACTTCACTCCCTGGTTTTCCTAACTTGCACCATTTTTCTGTCCTCCTGCCTCATCTTAACCTACATGCTTCTGGATGAAGAGGTTAGGGCCTTACTACGGACAGAGGACCATCTTGCTCTCTACTACAATAGTGTTCTGTACGTTCCTGAGGTCACTCTCACGCTAGCCATGGCTGGGATGGATTGCGTGGCATATCAGCTTTCCAACAGTCTCAACCCTCACAGACAGCAAAGACAGCAATCTAAACTCCATCAACAACATTACTTACTCCCTGAGCTCATCTTCTCCTGCCTCTTCAACCATTTTGCTGTCCACGTCTACACAGCCCTTGTCCTGAGGAACTTCAGTGAACTGCGTTATCACCTGGCAGTGCAGCTGGCCACTCATTTGACCCTGAAGCTGTTGTCTGCTGCCCTACTGCCCTGTCTGGGACGTAGGGTGCGAAGAGTGCCCCCTGGCCGTGGCTATCAGGAATCGCAGCTCAACGAATCGCCCATCGTGAAGGACATTTTGGAACAGAGCACCAGGCCAGGCAGTGACTCCCAGACATGGAGCTACCTGGAGCTCCTCATCTCCTACTGCCATGTCATGTTCTTCTCTTGTATCTACCCGCAGTGTGCCTTATGGTGCCTTTTCATCACCGTGGTCAAATCCCGCCTCGACATGTGGAACCTGTGCGACCAGGAGCGCCGGGCCTTTCCTCAGATGTCGTTCCCCGCTGGTGGGATTGGGGTGTGGCAGCGGGTGTTTGAAGTTGTAGAGACCCTGGCTGTGCTGATCAACTTGAATCTGTTGTGGTCATCAGGAGAGATGACCAGCACATATTGGGAGGTGCTGAAGATGTATGTCCTGCTCTTAATGCTGATGCTCACATTGGGAGGTGGCATCAACTCCCTAGTGCTCCACCTGATCCAAGCCACAGACGGACAAAGAGAAGAGCCCGGTACGAGACACGCCAGACTCCCCAGGCGCCATCCGCATCAGCCTTCCACTCAAGTAATGTAG
- the nfil3-6 gene encoding nuclear factor, interleukin 3 regulated, member 6 — translation MMFDEESQQQAVLQNLDSPAAAAPAGGEGGAPLSFTDEAVSILTSSSLLARSLLGRTSAIKRKESPPSSTSTIRRKREFIPLDKKDEGYWDKRRKNNEAAKRSREKRRVNDMVLENRVLALLEENARLRAELLALKFRFGLVKDPSNTPILPLTTAPCTSQTLAPHYYLPRGDGGPSAPATHPNNQTGQLSVRGSRDAGNVSEDSGFSTPGGSSVGSPIFFEDRLSDHGKLSPHRAEELGYELHHSPADMHGHHTVGLAGSCPGKPDPAESMKNLPHKLRFKIPVCGDGIEAAGENNRRSPTLPTAGREGPREALKGQGLSGGETGAGHAGPWPQQPEGEDSRRGRQSPQYNTSAVGYNLQPPAHGQTEVQYQHENSFLKSQLTSLSEEVAQLKKLFTEQLMAKVN, via the coding sequence ATGATGTTTGATGAGGAGTCCCAGCAGCAGGCGGTGCTCCAGAACCTGGACtcccctgcagcagcagctccagctggCGGAGAAGGAGGAGCTCCTCTGTCCTTCACAGACGAAGCCGTGTCCATCCTGACCTCCAGCAGCCTGTTGGCCCGCTCCCTGCTGGGTCGCACCTCTGCCATTAAACGCAAAGAAAGCCCTCCTTCTTCCACCAGCACCATCCGACGCAAGCGTGAGTTCATCCCCCTTGACAAGAAGGATGAAGGCTACTGggacaagaggaggaagaacaatgagGCAGCCAAGCGCTCACGAGAAAAGCGCCGTGTAAACGATATGGTCCTGGAGAACCGTGTCCTGGCTCTGCTGGAGGAAAACGCCCGTCTCAGGGCGGAGCTGCTGGCTCTGAAGTTCCGCTTCGGCTTGGTCAAAGACCCCTCCAACACCCCTATTCTGCCCCTTACCACAGCTCCATGCACCAGTCAAACCCTGGCTCctcactattatctccccaggGGGGATGGAGGCCCCAGTGCCCCAGCCACACATCCTAACAACCAGACGGGCCAGCTAAGTGTCCGAGGCTCCAGGGATGCCGGTAACGTGTCGGAGGACTCGGGGTTCTCTACGCCAGGTGGCTCCAGTGTGGGCAGCCCGATCTTCTTTGAAGACCGGCTGAGCGACCATGGGAAATTATCCCCACACAGGGCAGAGGAGCTGGGCTACGAGCTCCACCACTCTCCTGCTGATATGCATGGGCACCACACCGTGGGACTCGCAGGATCCTGCCCGGGGAAGCCAGACCCAGCTGAGTCGATGAAAAACCTTCCTCACAAGCTGCGTTTCAAGATACCCGTCTGCGGGGATGGGATTGAGGCTGCAGGGGAGAACAACAGACGCAGCCCCACACTACCCACAGCAGGACGGGAGGGTCCCAGAGAGGCCCTCAAAGGACAAGGACTGAGTGGAGGCGAAACAGGAGCAGGGCACGCTGGCCCCTGGCCCCAGCAGCCGGAGGgggaggacagcaggagagggagacagtccCCTCAGTACAACACCTCAGCTGTTGGCTACAACCTCCAGCCTCCAGCGCACGGACAGACCGAGGTCCAGTATCAGCATGAGAACAGCTTCCTCAAGTCTCAGCTCACCTCCCTCAGCGAGGAAGTGGCTCAGCTGAAGAAGCTGTTCACAGAGCAGCTCATGGCCAAAGTCAACTGA
- the LOC144539441 gene encoding uncharacterized protein LOC144539441 → MDSLNTDASTSNVDIGSKLRNRSQSPILKENPFFKLRPALALKPEVEKDIREAKEREEELRRQRCTLYGETKQNSMEGESSSTILTLPDVRKQSKGKLDRIWPPPSKKDQMKSGQTQQEPKGHKAGQRAPLWQRWESGLINGKPSKENN, encoded by the exons ATGGACTCCCTCAACACTGATGCATCTACCTCAAATGTGGACATTGGGAGCAAACTGAGGAACAGGAGCCAATCTCCCATCCTCAAAGAAAACCCCTTCTTCAAGCTGCGTCCAGCCCTAGCTCTGAAGCCGGAGGTGGAGAAGGACATCCGAGAGgccaaggagagggaggaggagctgcgCAGACAAAGGTGCACTCTGTATGGAGAAACCAAGCAAAATAGCATGGAGGGAGAAAGCTCATCCACCATACTCACATTACCAG ATGTCAGGAAACAGTCCAAGGGGAAATTGGATCGGATCTGGCCGCCACCCTCCAAGAAAGACCAGATGAAATCTGGGCAGACACAG CAGGAGCCAAAGGGTCACAAAGCAGGTCAGAGGGCTCCTCTGTGGCAGCGTTGGGAATCCGGCCTGATCAATGGGAAGCCATCGAAGGAAAATAATTAA